The following are encoded together in the Pseudomonas sediminis genome:
- a CDS encoding 3-phosphoglycerate kinase: MKKIICLLLACMPLAAHAYPIEVEKQFNGAEVSATTQEIDHNMAALMLYNYGQSEAECSAVFQNGPEAPRIRRTVLAPGASNNMAVKFTRSVIRLRIKLTCNLK, encoded by the coding sequence ATGAAAAAAATAATCTGCTTGCTGCTGGCCTGTATGCCGTTGGCTGCCCATGCCTACCCCATCGAGGTGGAAAAACAGTTCAACGGCGCCGAGGTCTCCGCCACCACTCAGGAAATCGACCACAACATGGCGGCGCTGATGCTCTACAACTACGGCCAGAGTGAAGCCGAGTGCAGTGCCGTGTTCCAAAATGGCCCCGAGGCACCGCGCATCCGGCGTACCGTGTTGGCGCCTGGCGCCAGCAACAACATGGCGGTCAAGTTCACCCGTAGCGTGATTCGTCTGCGGATCAAGCTGACCTGCAACCTGAAGTGA
- a CDS encoding LysR family transcriptional regulator, whose product MKAPRVTLDQWRTLQAVVDQGGFAQAAEVLHRSQSSVSYTVARMQEQLGVPLLRIDGRKAVLTEAGDVLLRRSRQLVKQASQLEDLAHHMEQGWEAEVRLVVDAAYPTANLVRALTAFMPQSRGCRVRLREEVLSGVEEVLLEGTADLAISALNITGHLGIELGEVEFVAVANPEHPLHRLQRELSFQDLEGQMQVVTRDSGRLQPRDAGWLGAEQRWTVGSLPTARTFVSSGLGFAWLPRHLIVRELQEGLLKPLPLTQGGLRKPRFFLYSNKERVLGPATQILIELIKNFDAAPLDAAFAAPQSPN is encoded by the coding sequence ATGAAAGCTCCTCGCGTAACCCTGGATCAATGGCGCACGCTGCAGGCCGTGGTGGATCAGGGCGGCTTCGCCCAGGCCGCCGAGGTGCTGCACCGCTCGCAGTCCTCGGTCAGCTATACCGTGGCACGTATGCAGGAACAGCTCGGTGTACCACTGCTGCGCATCGACGGTCGCAAGGCCGTGCTCACCGAAGCCGGCGATGTATTGCTGCGCCGCTCACGGCAACTGGTCAAGCAGGCCAGCCAGCTGGAAGACCTGGCCCACCACATGGAACAGGGCTGGGAAGCCGAAGTGCGCCTGGTGGTGGACGCCGCCTACCCCACCGCCAACCTAGTCCGTGCCCTGACCGCCTTCATGCCGCAAAGCCGCGGCTGCCGCGTACGCCTGCGCGAGGAAGTGCTGTCCGGGGTCGAGGAAGTGCTGCTCGAAGGCACCGCCGACCTGGCCATCAGTGCGCTGAACATCACCGGTCACCTGGGTATCGAGCTGGGTGAAGTGGAATTCGTCGCAGTCGCCAACCCGGAACACCCACTGCACCGCCTGCAACGCGAGCTGAGCTTTCAGGACCTGGAAGGCCAGATGCAGGTGGTCACCCGTGACAGTGGTCGCTTGCAGCCGCGTGACGCCGGCTGGCTGGGCGCGGAACAGCGCTGGACAGTGGGCAGCCTGCCGACCGCACGCACCTTCGTCAGCAGCGGCCTGGGCTTCGCCTGGCTGCCACGCCACCTGATCGTCCGTGAACTGCAGGAAGGCCTGCTGAAACCCCTGCCCCTGACCCAGGGCGGTCTGCGCAAGCCGCGCTTCTTCCTCTACAGCAACAAGGAGCGCGTACTCGGCCCCGCCACGCAGATTCTCATCGAGCTGATCAAGAACTTCGACGCGGCGCCGCTGGACGCCGCCTTCGCCGCGCCGCAGTCGCCCAACTGA
- a CDS encoding alpha/beta fold hydrolase: MSYFDNDGCQLHYEDYGHGTPLLLVHGLGSSTRDWEYQIPVLAQHYRVIALDVRGHGRSDKPREAYRIADFAEDVAALIDHLQLAPVHLVGISMGGMIGFQLGVDHPELLRSLTIVNSGPEVKAKSARDWLEIGKRWTLSRLLSLETIAKALAKLLFPKPEQAELRHKVEERWPQNDKRAYLASLDAIIGWGVRERLKRITCPTLVITADRDYTPVERKREYVAEMPNARLLIIENSRHATPLDQPERFNNALLAFLGETANKEN; the protein is encoded by the coding sequence ATGTCCTACTTCGACAACGACGGTTGCCAACTGCATTACGAAGACTACGGCCACGGCACCCCCCTGTTACTGGTGCACGGCCTGGGTTCGAGCACGCGCGACTGGGAATACCAGATCCCGGTGCTCGCCCAGCACTACCGGGTCATCGCCCTCGACGTGCGCGGCCACGGCCGCTCGGACAAGCCGCGCGAGGCTTACCGCATCGCCGATTTCGCCGAGGATGTCGCCGCCCTCATCGACCATCTGCAGCTTGCACCCGTGCATCTGGTAGGCATCTCCATGGGCGGGATGATCGGCTTCCAGCTTGGCGTCGACCACCCGGAGCTGTTGCGCAGCCTGACCATCGTCAACAGCGGCCCGGAGGTGAAGGCCAAGAGCGCGCGCGACTGGCTGGAAATCGGCAAGCGCTGGACGCTGTCGCGCCTGCTGAGCCTGGAGACCATCGCCAAAGCGCTGGCCAAGCTGCTGTTCCCCAAGCCGGAACAGGCAGAGCTGCGGCACAAGGTCGAAGAACGCTGGCCGCAGAACGACAAGCGCGCCTACCTCGCCAGCCTCGACGCGATCATCGGCTGGGGCGTGCGGGAACGCCTCAAACGCATCACCTGTCCTACCTTGGTGATCACTGCCGACCGCGACTACACACCCGTTGAACGCAAGCGCGAATACGTGGCAGAAATGCCCAATGCGCGCCTGCTGATCATCGAAAACTCGCGCCACGCCACACCATTGGATCAACCGGAACGCTTTAATAACGCCCTGCTCGCCTTCCTCGGCGAGACCGCCAACAAGGAAAACTGA
- a CDS encoding peptidylprolyl isomerase — translation MLKQLVLATGALLLSSSLLAAENPKVLLTTSLGEVEVELAADKAPISTQNFLKYVDSGFYNGTQFHRVIPGFMVQGGGFDADMRQKDTNAPIKNEADNGLHNVRGTLAMARTQVRDSATSQFFINHKDNAFLDHSSRDFGYAVFGKVTRGMDVVDKIAQVPTGNRGMHQNVPREPVLIIDAKRL, via the coding sequence ATGCTCAAGCAACTCGTTCTCGCCACCGGCGCCCTGCTGCTGTCCTCCAGCCTGCTGGCCGCGGAAAATCCCAAGGTCCTGCTGACCACCAGCCTGGGTGAAGTGGAAGTAGAACTGGCCGCCGACAAGGCGCCAATCAGCACGCAGAACTTTCTCAAATACGTCGACAGTGGCTTCTACAACGGCACTCAGTTTCACCGCGTGATTCCTGGGTTCATGGTTCAGGGCGGTGGCTTCGATGCCGACATGCGCCAGAAAGACACCAACGCACCGATCAAGAACGAGGCCGACAACGGCCTGCACAACGTTCGCGGCACCCTGGCCATGGCCCGCACGCAAGTGCGTGACTCGGCCACCAGCCAGTTTTTCATCAACCACAAGGACAACGCCTTCCTCGATCACAGCTCGCGCGACTTCGGCTACGCCGTTTTCGGCAAGGTGACCCGCGGCATGGACGTGGTAGACAAGATTGCCCAGGTGCCCACTGGCAACCGCGGCATGCACCAGAACGTACCGCGCGAGCCAGTGCTGATCATCGACGCCAAGCGTCTGTAA
- the fpr gene encoding ferredoxin-NADP reductase, with amino-acid sequence MSNMNVERVLSVHHWNDTLFSFKCTRDPGLRFENGQFVMIGLQQDSGRPLMRAYSIASPNWEEHLEFFSIKVPDGPLTSQLQHLKEGDEIIISKKPTGTLVLDDLNPGKHLYLLSTGTGLAPFMSVIQDPETYERFEKVILVHGVRYVNEVAYREFITEHLPQNEFFGDALKDKLIYYPTVTREPFENQGRLTDLMRSGKLFADIGLPPINPQDDRAMICGSPSMLDETSEVLDSFGLKISPRMREPGDYLIERAFVEK; translated from the coding sequence ATGAGCAATATGAACGTCGAGCGCGTGCTCAGCGTCCACCACTGGAACGATACGCTGTTCAGCTTCAAGTGCACCCGCGACCCGGGTCTGCGCTTCGAGAATGGTCAGTTCGTGATGATCGGCCTACAGCAAGACAGCGGCCGCCCGCTGATGCGCGCCTACTCCATCGCCAGCCCGAACTGGGAAGAGCACCTGGAGTTCTTCAGCATCAAGGTGCCGGACGGCCCGCTGACCTCGCAGCTGCAGCACTTGAAGGAAGGCGACGAGATCATCATCAGCAAGAAGCCCACCGGCACGCTGGTGCTCGATGACCTCAACCCCGGCAAGCACCTCTATCTGCTCAGCACCGGCACCGGCCTGGCGCCGTTCATGAGCGTGATCCAGGACCCGGAAACCTACGAGCGCTTCGAGAAGGTGATCCTGGTTCACGGCGTGCGCTACGTGAACGAAGTCGCCTATCGCGAGTTCATCACCGAGCACCTGCCGCAGAACGAATTCTTCGGCGATGCACTGAAGGACAAGCTGATTTACTACCCGACCGTGACGCGCGAGCCGTTCGAGAACCAGGGCCGTCTGACCGACCTGATGCGCAGTGGCAAGCTGTTCGCCGATATCGGCCTGCCGCCGATCAACCCGCAGGACGACCGCGCCATGATCTGCGGCAGCCCGAGCATGCTCGACGAGACCAGCGAAGTGCTCGACAGCTTCGGCCTGAAGATTTCCCCGCGCATGCGTGAGCCGGGTGACTACCTGATCGAGCGCGCCTTCGTCGAAAAATAA
- a CDS encoding LysR family transcriptional regulator, with translation MRFTLRQLQVFVAVAQHESVSRAAQSLALSQSATSTSLTELERQSDCQLFDRAGKRLALNALGRQLLPEAVALIDQAREIERLLGGKSGYGSLNVGATLTVGNYLATLLIGSFMQRHPECRVKLQVHNTAHVVQQIAHYELDLGLIEGDCQHPDIEVQPWVEDELVVFCAPQHPLAQRGSASLEELTHEAWILREQGSGTRLTFDQAMRHHPRNLNIRLELEHTEAIKRAVESGLGIGCISRLALRDAFRRGSLMPVETPELDLRRQFYFIWHKQKYQTAAMREFLEQCRALTAGVSRSDQIVLPPIV, from the coding sequence ATGCGATTTACTCTCAGACAACTTCAGGTGTTCGTTGCCGTGGCGCAGCATGAAAGCGTCTCGCGTGCCGCGCAATCGCTCGCATTGTCGCAGTCTGCGACCAGCACTTCGCTGACCGAACTGGAACGCCAATCCGACTGCCAGTTGTTTGATCGCGCCGGCAAGCGTCTGGCGCTCAATGCCCTGGGCCGACAGCTACTGCCCGAGGCCGTGGCGCTGATCGACCAGGCGCGCGAAATCGAACGCCTGCTGGGTGGCAAGAGCGGTTATGGCTCGCTGAACGTCGGCGCCACCCTGACCGTGGGCAATTATCTGGCCACCCTGCTGATTGGCAGTTTCATGCAGCGCCACCCCGAATGCAGGGTGAAGCTGCAGGTCCACAACACCGCCCATGTGGTGCAGCAAATCGCGCATTACGAGCTGGACCTGGGCTTGATCGAAGGCGACTGCCAGCACCCGGATATCGAGGTGCAGCCGTGGGTCGAGGACGAACTGGTGGTGTTCTGCGCGCCGCAACACCCGCTGGCCCAGCGCGGCAGTGCCAGCCTGGAAGAGCTGACGCACGAAGCCTGGATTCTGCGTGAGCAGGGCTCAGGTACACGACTGACTTTCGATCAGGCCATGCGTCACCACCCGCGCAATCTGAATATCCGCCTGGAGCTGGAGCACACCGAGGCAATCAAACGCGCCGTGGAATCCGGCCTGGGTATCGGCTGCATCTCACGCCTGGCGCTGCGCGACGCCTTTCGTCGCGGCAGCCTGATGCCGGTGGAAACTCCGGAGCTGGATCTGCGCCGGCAGTTCTACTTCATCTGGCACAAGCAGAAGTACCAGACAGCGGCGATGCGCGAATTTCTCGAGCAGTGTCGTGCGCTGACCGCCGGCGTCAGTCGCAGCGATCAGATCGTTCTGCCGCCGATCGTCTGA
- a CDS encoding diacylglycerol kinase has translation MSPFKGQTGLKRILNAASYSLDGLRAAFFGEAAFRQLVLLNLVLIPSAFVLDVSRGERALMVAVCLLALIVELLNSAIEAAIDRISLERHPLSKNAKDMGSAAQFVALGMIASVWAVILLG, from the coding sequence ATGTCGCCATTCAAGGGCCAGACCGGCCTGAAACGTATCCTCAACGCCGCCAGCTATTCGCTCGATGGCCTGCGCGCCGCGTTCTTCGGCGAAGCAGCCTTTCGCCAGCTGGTGTTGCTCAATCTGGTGCTGATTCCATCGGCCTTCGTTCTTGACGTCAGCCGCGGTGAGCGTGCGCTGATGGTGGCTGTGTGTCTGCTGGCGCTGATCGTCGAGTTGCTCAACTCGGCGATCGAGGCGGCTATCGACCGCATTTCTCTGGAGCGCCACCCACTATCGAAGAACGCGAAGGACATGGGCAGCGCCGCGCAGTTCGTGGCGCTGGGCATGATCGCCTCGGTCTGGGCGGTCATCCTGCTTGGCTGA
- the erdR gene encoding response regulator transcription factor ErdR, with the protein MAAYEILIADDHPLFRSALQQALTLGLGPEVHLVEAASIAELENHLAAKSDWDLVLLDLNMPGAYGFSGLVLLRGQYPQIPVVMISAQEEASVVNRSREFGASGFIPKSSPLETLQQAVRHVLDGDTWWPPLAEEGAPVSAEAKAASAGLASLTPQQFRVLTMVCEGLLNKQIAHELSVSEATVKAHVTAIFRKLGVRTRTQAALLLQQMESIPAQ; encoded by the coding sequence ATGGCCGCCTACGAAATCCTGATTGCTGATGACCACCCGCTGTTTCGCAGCGCGCTGCAACAAGCCCTGACCCTGGGCCTGGGGCCTGAAGTGCATCTGGTAGAAGCTGCCAGCATCGCAGAGCTTGAAAACCACCTGGCCGCCAAGAGTGATTGGGACCTGGTCCTGCTTGACCTCAACATGCCCGGTGCCTACGGTTTTTCTGGTCTGGTACTGCTGCGTGGGCAGTACCCGCAGATCCCTGTGGTGATGATCTCTGCTCAGGAAGAAGCCTCCGTGGTCAACCGCTCCCGCGAATTCGGGGCCAGTGGCTTCATCCCCAAATCCAGCCCGCTGGAAACCCTGCAGCAAGCGGTGCGCCATGTACTTGATGGTGACACCTGGTGGCCGCCGCTGGCCGAGGAGGGTGCGCCGGTTTCCGCCGAGGCCAAGGCGGCCAGTGCCGGCCTGGCCAGTCTCACGCCACAACAGTTCCGCGTCTTGACCATGGTCTGCGAAGGGCTGTTGAACAAGCAGATCGCCCATGAGCTGAGCGTGTCCGAGGCGACGGTCAAGGCGCATGTGACGGCGATCTTTCGCAAGCTGGGCGTGCGCACCCGCACTCAGGCGGCGTTGCTGTTGCAGCAGATGGAGTCGATCCCCGCGCAGTAA
- a CDS encoding DMT family transporter translates to MRSQALRADLLMLITAMIWGSAFVAQRLGMDNIGPFLYTGLRFTLACLVLLPVLALLQRRQQRPAAPLNRNLLVGGVIMGLALSLGINLQQVGLLFTTVTNSGFITGLYVIVVPILGLLIGQRSSAGIWLGASLAVVGMFLLSVGEGFTVASGDWLQLAGAFVWGVHVLLVGFFASRHDPLRLAFIQFATCAVISLALALVFETATLDGIVKAAPAILYGGVFGVAIGFTLQVVAQQHAIASHAAIILSLEAVFAAIAGALLLGEVLALRGYLGCALMFGGMLLAQLWPKPLQSELSGTSANAGAERR, encoded by the coding sequence ATGCGAAGCCAAGCCCTGCGCGCCGACCTGTTAATGCTGATTACCGCGATGATTTGGGGCAGCGCCTTCGTCGCCCAACGTCTGGGCATGGATAACATCGGCCCCTTCCTTTATACCGGCCTGCGCTTCACCCTCGCCTGCCTGGTTCTGTTGCCGGTGCTGGCGTTGCTGCAGCGTCGCCAACAGCGGCCTGCTGCACCACTGAATCGCAACCTGCTGGTGGGTGGTGTGATCATGGGGCTGGCGCTGTCGCTGGGGATCAACCTGCAGCAGGTCGGCCTGCTGTTCACTACGGTGACCAACTCCGGCTTCATCACCGGGTTGTACGTGATCGTGGTACCGATTCTCGGCTTGCTGATCGGCCAGCGCAGCAGCGCCGGCATCTGGTTGGGCGCCAGCCTGGCAGTGGTCGGCATGTTCCTGCTCAGCGTCGGCGAAGGCTTTACCGTGGCCTCCGGCGACTGGCTGCAACTGGCCGGTGCCTTCGTCTGGGGCGTGCATGTGTTGCTGGTAGGATTCTTCGCCAGCCGTCACGACCCGCTGCGCCTGGCCTTCATCCAGTTCGCCACCTGCGCGGTGATCAGTCTGGCCCTAGCCCTGGTGTTCGAGACCGCGACGCTGGACGGCATTGTCAAAGCTGCCCCGGCCATTCTCTATGGCGGCGTATTCGGCGTGGCGATCGGTTTCACCCTGCAGGTGGTGGCGCAGCAACATGCCATCGCCTCGCATGCAGCGATCATTCTCTCGCTGGAGGCGGTGTTCGCTGCCATCGCCGGCGCCCTGTTGCTCGGCGAAGTGCTAGCGCTGCGTGGCTACCTGGGTTGCGCGCTGATGTTTGGCGGGATGTTGCTGGCTCAGCTGTGGCCCAAGCCACTGCAAAGTGAACTCAGCGGTACGTCTGCAAACGCTGGTGCAGAGCGTCGTTGA
- a CDS encoding tRNA-uridine aminocarboxypropyltransferase, with protein MTHPAPHAVARLRTERLARSLKPFVARGSRAERCLHCRVQPTHCLCAWRPQVEANAAMCLVMHDIEALKPSNTGWLIADVVPETHAFGWTRTAVDPALLELLADPQWQPYLVFPGEYVAPQRVVEEVTLAPGKRPLFVLLDATWTEARKMFRKSPYLDALPVLSLTPAQLSRYRLRRSTRGEHLCTAEVAAMCLELAGDLRAGEALDDYLDVFSQHYLAAKRRLPLDLNDALHQRLQTYR; from the coding sequence ATGACTCATCCAGCCCCACATGCCGTCGCCCGCCTGCGCACAGAGCGCCTGGCGCGCAGCCTCAAACCCTTCGTTGCCCGTGGCTCGCGTGCCGAGCGTTGCCTGCACTGTCGGGTGCAGCCGACCCATTGCCTGTGTGCCTGGCGCCCGCAGGTCGAGGCCAATGCCGCCATGTGCCTGGTGATGCATGACATCGAGGCGCTGAAACCGAGCAATACCGGATGGCTGATTGCCGACGTGGTGCCTGAAACCCACGCCTTTGGTTGGACGCGCACGGCCGTCGATCCGGCGCTGCTGGAGCTTTTGGCTGATCCGCAGTGGCAGCCGTATCTGGTTTTTCCCGGCGAGTACGTGGCGCCGCAGCGCGTGGTGGAGGAGGTGACTCTGGCGCCCGGCAAGCGTCCGCTGTTCGTGTTACTCGACGCGACCTGGACCGAGGCGCGCAAGATGTTTCGCAAGAGCCCGTATCTGGACGCGCTGCCGGTGCTGAGCCTGACGCCAGCGCAGCTATCGCGTTATCGCCTGCGTCGTTCTACCCGTGGCGAGCACCTGTGCACTGCCGAGGTGGCCGCCATGTGCCTGGAGTTGGCTGGCGACCTGCGTGCCGGCGAGGCGCTGGACGATTATCTCGATGTGTTCAGCCAACATTATCTGGCCGCCAAACGGCGTTTGCCGCTGGATCTCAACGACGCTCTGCACCAGCGTTTGCAGACGTACCGCTGA
- a CDS encoding quorum-sensing-regulated virulence factor family protein produces MLRYILPALALSLMLATAQAASLKEMELTRTLEQVARQSSEGTPRAINEDILDQGYTVEGHTLINHLSVRPAHAANMRGNPDIVRSQLAASVCRNQGYRSLLAQGAQLRYQFSEYRSNLPVTVETFDKGDCGL; encoded by the coding sequence ATGCTGCGTTACATCCTTCCTGCCCTCGCACTCAGCCTGATGCTTGCCACCGCCCAGGCCGCCTCTCTGAAGGAAATGGAGCTGACTCGTACCCTGGAGCAGGTCGCCCGACAGAGCAGTGAGGGCACGCCACGGGCGATCAACGAGGACATTCTCGATCAGGGCTATACCGTGGAAGGTCACACGCTGATCAACCACCTCAGCGTGCGCCCGGCGCATGCGGCAAACATGCGCGGCAACCCGGACATCGTGCGCAGCCAACTGGCGGCCAGCGTCTGCCGCAATCAGGGCTATCGCAGCCTGCTGGCCCAAGGCGCGCAGCTGCGTTATCAGTTCAGCGAGTACCGCAGCAACCTTCCGGTTACCGTCGAAACCTTCGACAAGGGTGACTGCGGCCTGTAA
- a CDS encoding xylulose 5-phosphate 3-epimerase → MPQLLPDAATLAQHAQQYPDFAHWQAGHGPVQHSPQTSAAVFRLAHQLVQSGLQPDLPSVYRLFRALDSLTAAGLWLVVHMTYAQRVRLDGQPLQAEDFKPVPEGHTGGALNMVPAYAGYLALNALTAETRGWLMGQGHCVAAIEALNLLTGNQHPEQAERYACDETGMSRLVADFYSYAQAADGRPGVPLGSHVNPHTAGGIAEGGYLGFAELQYAHLPLPGEKLVAFLSDGAAEEQRGSDWMPRWWRAEDCGVALPLMIANGRRIEQRTELGTLEGLEGFRRHLRGCGFDPLSFDGRDPAAFVCALWEMEQRLAHRVDERNRELIDYPLPMPYGIAETTKGYGFYGAGSNAAHNLPLPASPALDAHARELFNQHAAALWVQPQALAEACSLFAAGKGREPERDNPLARRQPAQPVQPALHFHDKACSPMSALDRYFVDLVRANPQLRARVGNPDELASNRLGGVLKALKHRVSQPESELESVHGAVITALNEEAVVSACLANQGGLNLVASYEAFCVKMLGAVRQSLIFARQQKEAGRSAGWLGWPLVATSHTWENGKNQQSHQDTTFCEALLGEMHDVMRVLLPADHNSLLALLPGIYQERGRLACLVVAKREQPCSFTAAQAQQLARDGALLVAAEGEGEPVLLIASGSYQLHAMRRAAVRLSQHAVAWRLIYLQEPGRFRAPRDAWEVPALATPAEHEALFPAAYRRRVLLSHMRPEVARGHLSTVLGEGTFCRALGYRNRGGTFDEAGMLFANGCTWAHVLQSVAEVLGTAVDAWLTTEERAALAGTGDPNILR, encoded by the coding sequence ATGCCTCAGCTATTGCCCGATGCCGCGACTCTGGCTCAACACGCCCAGCAATACCCCGACTTCGCCCACTGGCAGGCGGGCCACGGACCTGTTCAGCATAGCCCGCAGACCAGCGCTGCGGTCTTTCGTCTGGCCCATCAGCTGGTGCAGAGCGGCTTGCAGCCCGACTTGCCGAGCGTCTACCGCCTGTTTCGCGCCCTGGATTCGCTGACCGCAGCCGGCCTCTGGCTGGTGGTGCACATGACCTATGCCCAGCGCGTTCGGCTCGATGGTCAGCCGCTGCAGGCCGAGGACTTCAAACCGGTGCCGGAAGGTCATACCGGTGGCGCGCTGAACATGGTGCCTGCCTACGCCGGTTACCTGGCACTCAATGCCCTGACCGCCGAGACACGTGGCTGGTTGATGGGGCAGGGCCATTGCGTGGCGGCAATCGAGGCGCTGAACCTGCTGACCGGCAACCAGCATCCCGAGCAGGCTGAGCGCTATGCCTGTGATGAAACGGGCATGAGCCGCCTGGTGGCAGATTTCTACAGCTATGCGCAGGCGGCGGACGGCCGCCCTGGCGTGCCGCTGGGCAGCCATGTCAATCCGCACACCGCTGGTGGTATCGCCGAAGGCGGCTACCTGGGCTTTGCCGAGTTGCAGTACGCGCATCTGCCATTGCCGGGCGAAAAACTGGTGGCGTTCCTCTCCGATGGCGCCGCCGAGGAGCAGCGCGGCAGCGACTGGATGCCGCGCTGGTGGCGTGCCGAGGATTGTGGTGTGGCGCTGCCGCTGATGATCGCCAACGGTCGGCGTATCGAGCAGCGTACCGAACTCGGCACGCTGGAGGGGCTGGAGGGCTTTCGCCGGCACCTGCGCGGCTGTGGTTTCGATCCGCTGAGCTTCGATGGACGTGACCCGGCAGCTTTCGTCTGTGCGCTGTGGGAAATGGAGCAGCGCCTGGCGCATCGGGTCGATGAGCGCAATCGCGAACTGATCGACTATCCCCTGCCTATGCCCTACGGCATTGCTGAAACCACCAAGGGCTATGGCTTCTATGGAGCTGGCAGCAATGCCGCGCACAACCTGCCGCTACCGGCAAGCCCGGCGCTCGATGCGCACGCACGCGAACTGTTCAACCAGCATGCGGCGGCGTTGTGGGTGCAGCCGCAGGCATTGGCTGAGGCCTGCAGCCTGTTCGCTGCCGGCAAGGGGCGTGAGCCTGAACGAGACAATCCACTGGCCCGTCGTCAACCCGCGCAGCCGGTACAGCCAGCGCTGCATTTTCACGACAAGGCCTGTTCGCCCATGAGTGCGCTGGATCGCTACTTTGTCGATCTGGTACGGGCCAATCCGCAGTTACGCGCCCGTGTTGGCAACCCGGACGAACTGGCCAGCAACCGCCTGGGTGGCGTGCTGAAGGCGCTCAAGCACCGTGTCAGCCAGCCGGAAAGCGAGCTGGAATCAGTGCATGGCGCGGTGATCACGGCGCTCAACGAGGAGGCCGTGGTTTCCGCCTGTCTGGCCAACCAGGGCGGTCTGAACCTGGTGGCCAGTTACGAGGCGTTCTGCGTGAAGATGCTCGGCGCGGTGCGTCAGAGCCTGATCTTCGCCCGCCAGCAGAAAGAGGCCGGGCGCTCGGCTGGCTGGCTGGGTTGGCCGCTGGTGGCGACTTCGCACACCTGGGAGAACGGCAAGAACCAGCAATCGCACCAGGACACCACCTTCTGTGAGGCGCTGCTGGGCGAGATGCACGATGTCATGCGCGTGCTGCTGCCGGCCGACCACAATTCGCTGCTGGCGCTGCTGCCAGGCATCTATCAGGAGCGCGGCAGGTTGGCTTGCCTGGTGGTGGCCAAGCGCGAGCAGCCCTGCAGCTTCACGGCGGCGCAGGCGCAACAGCTGGCCCGTGATGGTGCCTTGCTGGTGGCTGCCGAGGGCGAGGGCGAGCCGGTGCTGCTGATCGCCAGCGGCAGTTACCAGTTGCACGCGATGCGCCGTGCTGCCGTTCGTCTGAGTCAGCATGCGGTGGCCTGGCGTCTGATTTACTTGCAGGAGCCAGGACGTTTTCGGGCGCCGCGTGATGCCTGGGAAGTACCGGCGCTGGCTACGCCTGCAGAGCATGAAGCGTTGTTCCCCGCTGCGTACCGGCGGCGCGTATTGCTCAGCCATATGCGCCCGGAGGTGGCTCGGGGCCATTTGTCCACGGTGTTGGGCGAGGGCACGTTCTGTCGGGCACTGGGTTATCGCAACCGTGGCGGCACCTTCGACGAAGCCGGCATGCTGTTCGCCAACGGCTGTACCTGGGCGCATGTGTTGCAGAGTGTCGCCGAAGTGCTGGGCACAGCGGTCGATGCCTGGCTGACTACCGAGGAACGGGCCGCGCTGGCCGGCACGGGAGATCCTAATATCCTGCGCTGA